The DNA region GCTGTAACATTGCGACCATCCCCTAAAAACAGTGTTGTCGTACCTGCCGTAGCGTCACCATCTAACCCTGAGACATTACCAGCAAAAATACCTGCCCAATATTTTTCATTGGTAATATTATTGACAGAAAGTCTTAAAATAGTTTTATCTCCAAATAATTGCTTCGTAGCATACCTCGCACCTATATCCGTTGTAAAGTATGAGTCAGCCCACTCAGTATTGGCAGGGTCAATTGCTCTTTTGCCCGTATAGTGAAAATTACTACTCAAGACCAACTCTTTATAACTTGGGACGGTATATTCTGCTAAAAGATTTGCTTGCCATTCAGGCATACCAATGGCTTGTTTATTATCAATATTCGCTATTTTTGCCCCTGTTATGTCTGTATCCATATAGGTAATGCCTCCAAATAAGGCAACCGATTCAGCAACTTTTCCAGAAGCCATAAACTCAACACCTTGGTTAGTTTGGTCGCCTTGTATTTCATAAATACCATCATAACCTAGATAAGCCGTTGGGCGCTTGATTTGGAAAAGAGCCGCGGAGAGATCAACACGGTCTAAAGAGAGTTTAGAACCTATCTCATACTGCTTGCTACGATAGGGATCAAGAATAAACGTTTTACCAGAATACGTCACAGGATCAAACTGCTGTAAACTGTCAGCATACGTGATATAAAAGCTAAGATTTTTCAACGGTTTGTAGATCAAGCTTGCCGCATAGCTGTAACCATCTTTGGATATTTCACTGGTCGTAGCTCCCGTTGTAGCATATGCATCTTTATCGATCCAGCTTTTACTTGTGGAGAGAACCGTCTGCCACTGGTCGTTCAGCTTAATCGTATCCGCTAACGTCAAACTTTCTACATCGGTTGTTGAAGAGACATAGCGTCTAGAGCCATCTGCACCATAAATATCCCAACGATAGCCATTACCGCCTAGGGCAAGGTCATGTTCTAAACCCAAAAAGTTTTGCTCTGTTGTCACATACCCCATCCAACTATCAAGATCAAATCGTGCTGCCATAGGCGATACGGAGACAACAGCTGGCGTATACGTTCCTGCATTAGAATTAAAGGTACTCGAACCAATATACATATTTCTATCTGCTCTTTGATTCAGATAACCTGCCTCCGCATGCCAATTATCGGCTATCTCATATTTGAGTTTGGTACTGTAGGTCGTTGTCGTTATCTCTCGACCTCCATTGTTTGGTCCATACTTTTTGTCAGTAGCATCAAAGGCATCGGGAAGCGTGTATTTTGCTACACCAAGAGCAGTATATGGCATAAGATATGAGCTTGAATAGCCCTCTTTAATGTAATTGTAATAACTAAAGTTCGTCTCTAATGTCAAGCGCTCTGTTAGGTGAAAGTCCAGTCCTAGAGAGACAAGCTTTCTTCGTAAAGCACTATTGTCGACATAACCTTCTCCGTCCCCACCAATCACAACGGCACGGTAACCAATGGCATCATTTGCCATGCCACCAACATCTGCCATTGCTTCGCCGTAGCCTTTGTAACCATAGGTCATTTTTACAGAATTTTCATAATCTGCGGTAGGACGTTTACGTGTAAAACTATAAATTCCTGAGGGGGCTGTTGGACCGTAAAGAGCACCCGCAAGCCCATTGATAATTTGTAAATCATCAAACATTTCCATTGCGGTAGCGGTAGTAGAAACGATATGCAATCCATCCCAGAAACTGTTTGCAACGACTTCTCCGCGCATTCCTCTGGTTTGAGGACGACCAAGGTCTGCCCCACCACGATACTCAATTTGGGCAGAAGGAACGTACTTAATCACATCTTCCAAGCCCATTGCTTGAGCGTTTTCGCTCAAGTCTTTAGGAATCGTATTGATTTGATACGGTGTATCAATCGCTTTTTTCTTGCCCAATGGTCCAACAGTGACGTTTTTATCCAAGAAACCATCCGAAATACCATCGTTATTTACCATATTGACTTGTGTTGCCGTCGTTTCAACTGCATCTAACTTATACACATCCGCATGCAAAGTCAATGGAAATACCACTATGGCTACCATGACGCTTAAATTTAGCCTTTTATTGCTCATAAGTTCATCCATCCTTTTCGTTATTCTTTAAAATATATAACGGTTATTTAACTCTTAAATTACTTAAACATGCGTTAAATACATTTTAAGTGTTTATAAAAAAATCACAAAAATGAATAAAATTTAATCACTTGCTTTAAAAGAGATGAACGAAAAAATTAACCTTTACATGTAAAGATATTGCAACCCTTGAATGCTATAATGAGTCTATAAAATGAGACTTAAACTCAAGGAGCAAATACGTGCGTACTCGAATCGAGCATGATCTTATCGGCGATAAAGAGATTTCCAACGAATGTTATTATGGTGTTCAAACGGCACGTGCTATGGAGAACTTTCACATTACAGGTGTCACGCTTGGAAGCTTCCCCACTTTTCTTGAATCCATTGCCAAAGTTAAAAAAGCGGCGGCTTTGGCCAATTATGAGTTAAATCTTCTGAGCGAACTTAAAAAAAATGCGATTGTTGAGGCGTGCGATGCCATCATTGCAGGTAAATTCCACGATCAATTTGTGGTCGATATGATCCAAGGCGGGGCGGGGACTTCGACCAATATGAATGCTAATG from Sulfurospirillum diekertiae includes:
- a CDS encoding TonB-dependent receptor: MSNKRLNLSVMVAIVVFPLTLHADVYKLDAVETTATQVNMVNNDGISDGFLDKNVTVGPLGKKKAIDTPYQINTIPKDLSENAQAMGLEDVIKYVPSAQIEYRGGADLGRPQTRGMRGEVVANSFWDGLHIVSTTATAMEMFDDLQIINGLAGALYGPTAPSGIYSFTRKRPTADYENSVKMTYGYKGYGEAMADVGGMANDAIGYRAVVIGGDGEGYVDNSALRRKLVSLGLDFHLTERLTLETNFSYYNYIKEGYSSSYLMPYTALGVAKYTLPDAFDATDKKYGPNNGGREITTTTYSTKLKYEIADNWHAEAGYLNQRADRNMYIGSSTFNSNAGTYTPAVVSVSPMAARFDLDSWMGYVTTEQNFLGLEHDLALGGNGYRWDIYGADGSRRYVSSTTDVESLTLADTIKLNDQWQTVLSTSKSWIDKDAYATTGATTSEISKDGYSYAASLIYKPLKNLSFYITYADSLQQFDPVTYSGKTFILDPYRSKQYEIGSKLSLDRVDLSAALFQIKRPTAYLGYDGIYEIQGDQTNQGVEFMASGKVAESVALFGGITYMDTDITGAKIANIDNKQAIGMPEWQANLLAEYTVPSYKELVLSSNFHYTGKRAIDPANTEWADSYFTTDIGARYATKQLFGDKTILRLSVNNITNEKYWAGIFAGNVSGLDGDATAGTTTLFLGDGRNVTASIEVKF